The following proteins are encoded in a genomic region of Montipora foliosa isolate CH-2021 chromosome 8, ASM3666993v2, whole genome shotgun sequence:
- the LOC137968191 gene encoding uncharacterized protein has product MWNHCPGTDNPADIGSRGESAFKLKSNRLWWKGPSWLSEPVSSWPKSKVCHQPPTEECLMEQKKGAAKEILSETVLLTACKPDLESCIPITNFSCCDKLFRVTAQVQRFVRNLKIKAKLLKEGTVRHGEVTEEEIAHTELQWLRSVQKNLKSQANYSHLEYDFGLYEDENGIVRCKGRIANADLPYETRFPALLPRDHHISTLLVRQAHERVHHSKVAATLAQLRMRFWIVRGRQFVKKITSRCTVCRRYEGRGFKVPPPPDLPEFRLSQKPAFTYVGVDYAGPLYIREPNCSTTKKVYILLFTCCSPRT; this is encoded by the coding sequence ATGTGGAACCATTGTCCAGGAACTGATAACCCTGCAGATATTGGATCCCGGGGAGAGTCAGCCTTCAAGCTGAAGAGTAATCGGTTGTGGTGGAAGGGACCATCGTGGCTATCAGAACCAGTATCCAGTTGGCCCAAGTCTAAAGTTTGCCATCAACCTCCCACTGAAGAGTGTCTCATGGAACAGAAGAAGGGAGCAGCTAAAGAGATACTCAGCGAAACAGTACTTCTAACTGCATGCAAGCCTGATCTTGAATCTTGTATTCCAATCACCAACTTCAGCTGTTGTGACAAGTTGTTCCGTGTTACTGCACAAGTGCAACGCTTTGTGCGAAACTTGAAGATCAAGGCCAAGTTATTGAAAGAAGGAACTGTTCGTCATGGAGAAGTCACTGAAGAAGAAATTGCACACACTGAATTGCAGTGGTTGCGAAGTGTTCAGAAGAATCTGAAGTCTCAAGCGAATTACAGTCATTTAGAATACGACTTTGGTCTTTATGAAGATGAGAATGGAATTGTGAGGTGCAAGGGACGAATTGCAAATGCCGATCTACCTTATGAGACAAGATTTCCAGCCTTGCTACCACGAGACCATCATATCTCGACGCTTCTAGTGAGACAAGCTCATGAAAGAGTACACCATAGCAAGGTGGCAGCCACCCTAGCCCAGTTGAGAATGAGGTTTTGGATTGTCAGAGGAAGGCAATTTGTGAAAAAGATTACATCTAGATGCACGGTGTGTCGCAGATATGAAGGGCGTGGCTTCAAGGTACCTCCTCCACCTGATCTGCCTGAATTCAGATTGAGTCAGAAACCTGCATTTACCTATGTTGGAGTGGATTATGCCGGGCCATTATACATAAGGGAACCAAACTGTTCGACAACAAAGAAGGTTTACATCCTGTTGTTTACCTGCTGTTCACCAAGAACTTGA